In Ahaetulla prasina isolate Xishuangbanna chromosome 6, ASM2864084v1, whole genome shotgun sequence, a single window of DNA contains:
- the PPM1L gene encoding protein phosphatase 1L isoform X5 codes for MLEKLTVSYDEAGTTCLIALLSDKELTVANVGDSRGVLCDKDGNAIPLSHDHKPYQLKERKRIKRAGGFISFNGSWRVQGILAMSRSLGDYPLKNLNVVIPDPDILTFDLDKLQPEFMILASDGLWDAFSNEEAVRFIKERLDEPHFGAKSIVLQSFYRGCPDNITVMVVKFKNSNRAEDQ; via the exons GAACAACATGTTTGATTGCTCTACTGTCCGACAAAGAGCTCACTGTGGCCAACGTTGGAGATTCAAGGGGGGTCTTGTGCGATAAGGATGGAAATGCTATTCCTTTGTCTCATGATCACAAGCCCTATcagctgaaagaaagaaagaggattaAAAGAGCTG gTGGCTTCATCAGTTTCAATGGTTCCTGGCGTGTTCAAGGGATCCTGGCCATGTCTCGTTCTCTTGGGGATTACCCGTTGAAGAACCTGAATGTTGTCATCCCTGATCCAGATATCTTGACCTTTGACCTGGACAAACTCCAGCCAGAGTTCATGATCTTAGCTTCTGATGGGCTCTGGGATGCGTTCAGTAATGAGGAAGCGGTGCGATTCATCAAAGAACGATTAGATGAGCCACATTTTGGAGCCAAGAGCATAGTGCTCCAATCTTTTTATAGGGGATGCCCTGACAACATTACAGTCATGGTGGTTAAGTTCAAAAACAGCAACAGAGCGGAGGACcagtaa